CGAAATCGGCCAGCCCCACCTTCTCGGGATCCACGCTGTGCAGCGCGGCGAGCACGTCGACCAGACTCTCCCCCACCGACCGCCGCTGCGCCACGGTCAGCGCCGCGCACTGGGCCCGCGTCCGCAGCACCTCGCCCTGGACCTTCTCCATGAGGTAGAACGGCGCGCCGATCACGTCCGGGTCCTCGCACAGCACGTACGCCCGCGCCACCGGCACGGTCCCGCGCAGCGCGGAGATCACGCGGTATTCGCGGCGCATGTCGTGCGCCGTGGGCAGCACATGCCCCAGCGGCGGCCGGCGCAGGACCCAGGTCCGGCCGCCGGCGTCCCGGAGCTCGTAGGTGAGATTGGAAAGACCGCCGGCGATCAGCTCGGCGGTCAGCGGGGGCTCGGCCCCCACGTGCGGGACGGCGGCCAGGAAGTCGGCGACGGCGGCCGGGTCGAGCCCGGCCGAAGCGGGCGCGGCGGGGTCTGTCACCCTTTGAAAGGTATGGCCTATCGTTCGGTCGCGAAAGAGCGAGGTCTTTCGAGATGTCGCAAGATTCTCGAGATGTCGCAGGACTGCGGCAGGTGAGGAGCACCGGCATGGACATCCGACTCGACGGCAGGGTCGCCCTGGTGACCGGCGGGTCCCGCGGTATCGGCCAGGCCATCGCGGCCACCTACGCGGCGTGCGGCGCCCAGGTGGTGATCAGCTCCCGCAAGCTCGACGGCCTGGAGCGCGCCGCCGAGGAGATCCGCGCCCAGGTGCCCGACGCGCAGGTGGTGCCGTTCGCGGCCCACGCCGGCGACCCGCAGGCCGCGCACGACTGCGTGAAGTTCGCCGTCGACACCTTCGGCACCCTGGACATCCTGGTCAACAACGCGGCCACCAACCCGCACTTCGGCAACGTGATCGACGTCGACGTCCCGCGCTTCGACAAGACCGTCGAGGTCAACCTGCGCGGCCCCCTGATCTGGACCCAGGAGGCCTGGCGCCAGGCGATGAACCCCGAGGCCGAACACCCCGGCGGCAGCGTGATCAACCTGTCCTCGGTCAGCGGCCTGCAGTTCAACGACCCCCTGGGCGTCTACGGCACCACCAAGGCGGCCCTGATCCACCAGACCAAGCACCTGGCGGGCGAACTGGCCCCGGCGGTCCGCGTGAACGCGATCGCCCCCGGCCTGGTGAAGACGGAGTTCGCGCGCATGCTCTGGGAGGGCGCCGAGCCCGACACGAAGTACCCGTGGGCGCTGGAGCGGCTCGGCGAGCCGCAGGACATCGCGAACGCGGCGCTGTTCCTGGCCAGCGACCTGGCTTCGTGGATCACCGGCGAGGTGCTGGTGGTGGACGGCGGGGCGATGATCAAGGGCGGGATCTGAGGCTGGCTTAGGATCTGCGGCTGCCCGAGGATCTGAGGCTGCCCGAGGATCTGAGGCCGCCTGAGGATCTGAGGCTGCCTTTCACCGCTATGCCCCCGAAGCGCGCGCCGCGGCGACCAACCCCGCGGCGATGCGCTCGACGTCCTCCTCGGGCGTCACATACGGCGGCATCACGTACAGCAGCTTGCCGAACGGCCGGATCCACACTCCTTCATCCATCGCGGCCTTCGTCGCGGTGCGCATGTCGGTCGGCTGCTCCATCTCGATGACGCCGATCGCGCCGAGCACCCGCACGTCCGCGACCCCGGGCAGCTCGCGCGCCGCGTCCAGGTGCGTGGTCAGCTGCTTCTCGATCCCCGCCACCTGCGTGCGCCACGCGCCGCCCTCGAGCAGCAGGCCGGTCGAGGCGTAGGCGACCGCGCACGCCAGCGGGTTGGCCATGAACGTCGGGCCGTGCATCAGCACCGGGGCCTCGCCGCTGGAGATGCCGTGGGCCACGCGGCTGGTGCACAGCACCGCGGCCAGCGTCATGTATCCGCCGGTCAACGCCTTGCCGACGGTCATGATGTCGGGGCTGACGCCGGCGTGGTCCGCGGCGAACAGCTCGCCGGTGCGGCCGAATCCGGTGGCGATCTCGTCGAGGACCAGCAGCAGGCCGTGCTCGTCGCAGAGCGCGCGCAGGACCTTGAGGACTTCGGGGTCGTAGAAGTACATGCCCCCGGCGCCCTGCACGACCGGCTCGACGATGATCGCGGCGAGCGTGCCGGCGTGCCGGGCGGCCAGGTCCGCCAGGTGCGCGGCGTACTCCTCGGTGAGGGTGGCCGGCGGGCGGTCGGCGAAGACGTGCTCCGGCAGGACGTCCGCCCACAGCTGGTGCATGCTGCCGGCCGGGTCGGTGACGGCCATAGCGCCGAAGGTGTCGCCGTGGTAGCCGCCGCGCACGGTCATCAGGCGGGTGCGCGAGGCGTGGCCCTGGGAGCGCTGGTACTGCAGGCACATCTTGATAGCGACCTCGACCGAGACCGAGCCGGAGTCGGCGAAGAACACGTGCTCCAGGCCGGCCGGGGCCATGCCGGTCAGGCGCTCGGCGAGGCGGACGGCCGGGGCGTGGGTGAGGCCGCCGAACATCACGTGCGCCATGGTGTCGAGCTGGTCGCGCACCGCCTGGTCCAGCACCGGGTTCCGGTAGCCGTGGATCGCCGACCACCAGGAGGCCATGCCGTCGATGAGTTCGCGGCCGTCGGCCAGGCGGATGCGGACGCCGTCGGCGGAGACCACCGGGAAGGGCTCGACCGCTGAGGGCATCGGGGCGTAGGGGTGCCAGACCTTGTCGCGGTCGGCGGCGGCCAATTCGGGGGTCCAGAGTTGTGCGTCGCTCACCCAGGAATGAAACCACTTACGCCGACCCGTCTCCCACCCCCGCCCGTCAAGGAGACGCTATGCGTCGCTCTTCAAACTTCTGGGGGACAACTCGGTGTGTCTTCCGCCGTTCGGCTCATCGATCGGCATATATGAGAAGGAAGCGGCGCACATGTATCGGTATGCACCGCTCATCCGCCACGAACCTGGAGAAGACCAGAGTGCGCACCGGGACCCCGCGCCACCCCCGCCGGACTCTCGGCGTCGCCGCCGTCGCCACGCTGATCGGCGGCGCGGCCCTCGGCTCGGCCGCAATGCCGGGCTCCGCCCACGCCACCGTGCAGCCGGTGGCCACACCGATTCCGCTGACCAGCGTGCCGACCGACGGCGCCACCGGCATCCGCACCGAGGTGCCGGTGAGCGTCACGGCGCAGTCCGGGGAGCAGTTGGCCTCGGTCACGCTGGCCGCGCCCGACGGCGCGACCGTGCCGGGTTCGCTGAACCCGCAGGGCACGGTGTGGACCGCGGACGACCATCTGCGGACCCACACCAAGTACACGATCACCGCCGTCGGCGTCTCCGAGAACGGCAACCAGGTGACGCGGACCTCGTCGTTCACCACCTTCGCGCCCTCGGCCGACAGCACGCTGAAGTTCCAGACCACCGAGCCGCAGAACGGCGACCTGGTCGGCGTCGGCATGCCGATCCTGGTGCAGTTCACGCGCTCGGTCACCGACCGCGCGGCGGTGGAGAAGGCACTGGTCGTGCAGACCGACCCGCCGCAGGCGGGGCACTGGAGCTGGCTGTCGGACGCCCGGCTGGACTGGCGCCCGGAGAGCTACTGGCAGCCGGGCACCAAGGTCCGGGTGTCGCTGAACCTGGACGGCGTGCCGGCCGGCGCCGACCAGTACGGCGGGACCGACACGTCCTTCGCCTTCAACGTCGGCCGCAAGCAGGTGTCGGTGGTGGACCTGTCCAAGCACGAGATGACGGTCTACCAGAACGGCAACACCGTCCGGACGATGCCGGTGACCGGCGGCAAGCCGGGCGACGACACCTGGGGCGGGACGATGGCGGTCATCGACAAGGCCTCCGACGTGCACATGACGTCGCGCTCGGTCGGCTTCGGCGACGCCTACGACATCCCGGACGTGCGGTGGGCGATCCACCTGACGTATTC
This genomic window from Catenulispora sp. MAP5-51 contains:
- a CDS encoding SDR family oxidoreductase, translating into MDIRLDGRVALVTGGSRGIGQAIAATYAACGAQVVISSRKLDGLERAAEEIRAQVPDAQVVPFAAHAGDPQAAHDCVKFAVDTFGTLDILVNNAATNPHFGNVIDVDVPRFDKTVEVNLRGPLIWTQEAWRQAMNPEAEHPGGSVINLSSVSGLQFNDPLGVYGTTKAALIHQTKHLAGELAPAVRVNAIAPGLVKTEFARMLWEGAEPDTKYPWALERLGEPQDIANAALFLASDLASWITGEVLVVDGGAMIKGGI
- a CDS encoding adenosylmethionine--8-amino-7-oxononanoate transaminase codes for the protein MSDAQLWTPELAAADRDKVWHPYAPMPSAVEPFPVVSADGVRIRLADGRELIDGMASWWSAIHGYRNPVLDQAVRDQLDTMAHVMFGGLTHAPAVRLAERLTGMAPAGLEHVFFADSGSVSVEVAIKMCLQYQRSQGHASRTRLMTVRGGYHGDTFGAMAVTDPAGSMHQLWADVLPEHVFADRPPATLTEEYAAHLADLAARHAGTLAAIIVEPVVQGAGGMYFYDPEVLKVLRALCDEHGLLLVLDEIATGFGRTGELFAADHAGVSPDIMTVGKALTGGYMTLAAVLCTSRVAHGISSGEAPVLMHGPTFMANPLACAVAYASTGLLLEGGAWRTQVAGIEKQLTTHLDAARELPGVADVRVLGAIGVIEMEQPTDMRTATKAAMDEGVWIRPFGKLLYVMPPYVTPEEDVERIAAGLVAAARASGA
- a CDS encoding Ig-like domain-containing protein, giving the protein MHRSSATNLEKTRVRTGTPRHPRRTLGVAAVATLIGGAALGSAAMPGSAHATVQPVATPIPLTSVPTDGATGIRTEVPVSVTAQSGEQLASVTLAAPDGATVPGSLNPQGTVWTADDHLRTHTKYTITAVGVSENGNQVTRTSSFTTFAPSADSTLKFQTTEPQNGDLVGVGMPILVQFTRSVTDRAAVEKALVVQTDPPQAGHWSWLSDARLDWRPESYWQPGTKVRVSLNLDGVPAGADQYGGTDTSFAFNVGRKQVSVVDLSKHEMTVYQNGNTVRTMPVTGGKPGDDTWGGTMAVIDKASDVHMTSRSVGFGDAYDIPDVRWAIHLTYSGTYIHAAPWSVGSQGYANVSHGCVGLSTDRAAWLFSNTLPGDLVQVVNSPKTVSPGNGYGDWMESWNQWLSGSAVKV